From the genome of Pseudomonas hamedanensis:
ACGTGGCGATTGCCGGCGGCGGGCTGTTTGGCGGTTTGCTGCTGGATCGCGCCGGGGCGATGTCATTTCCGTGGGCACTGTTGATCCTGTCGCTGATTGCGCTGGCCACGGTGTGGATCAACCGCACTCACAGCTTCAAACCGGGACGGCGGGTGCACTAATCCTCCAGACGCCACATAACCCCTGTAGGAGTGAGCCTGCTCGCGATAGCGGTATGTCAGTGCCTGCCTATTTATCTGAAACACCGCTATCGCGAGCAGGCTCACTCCTACAAAGAGAACGACGGTGATTTTCGATAATGCATAACCATAGACCGCATCGATATATGTGGTTATAAGAAAAATCGCTATGCTGCGGGCCAGATTTTTCCTGTCGTTTTCTGGACGTCTTAATGGATTTGGTCAATTTCGGTCTGGTGGTTGCCGGGCTGGTGGTGGGTTTTATTGTCGGCATGACCGGTGTCGGCGGTGGTTCGTTGATGACGCCGATCCTGCTGTGGTTCGGCATCAACCCTGCAACGGCGGTGGGCACTGACCTGCTGTACGCCGCCATTACCAAATCCAGTGGCGTCCTCGTTCACAGGAAGAACAAGAACATCGACTGGGCCATCACCGGTTGGCTGACCTTGGGCAGCGTGCCCGCGGTGGCGATGACGCTGTGGTTCCTCAGCACGTTGCACACCGCCCCCGAGGCGATGAACGCGATCATCAAGCAGGCCTTGGGCTTTGTCTTGTTCGCCACGGCGCTGGCGATTTTCTTCAAGAAACGCTTGCTCGACTTCGCCCACAAACGAGCCGGTGGCAACTACAACCCGAGCGGTTCGCGGCTCAACGTGATGACCGTAATCACCGGCCTGATCCTCGGCACTATGGTCGCCCTGACCTCGATCGGTGCCGGCGCACTGGGCACGGTTGCGTTGTTCATCCTCTATCCGCTGCTGCCGACCCGTCGCCTGGTCGGCACTGAAATCGCCCACGCGGTGCCACTGACCCTGGTCGCTGGCCTGGGCCATGCGAGCATGGGCAATATGGATTGGGGCGTGTTGGGCTTTCTGCTCCTGGGCTCGCTGCCGGGCATTTGGCTCGGCAGCCACCTGACCGGGCGCATCTCCGATGAAGTGCTGCGCCCGTGCCTGGCGACGATGCTGGTGTTGATCGGTTACAAGCTGGCGTTCTGAGTCACTTGCCAGTAACGAATTTCATCACCACCACTGGCAGATCTTCGTAAATCAGTTCCTCGACTACTTGCCAACCCAGTTGCGCGTACAACGACTGCGAAGTGTCGGTGTACAGATACAGTTCAGGTATGCCCAGCTTCTGCGCTTCTTCGACCACTCGCATGACCAGTTGCGAAGCGACCCCGCGCCCACGTTCTTCAGCCTTCACATAAACGCCTGCCAGCCATGGTGTCAGGTTCGGCCGTAGCTTCAGATCGCTTTCGATCAGCAGTGCGCCGCCCAGCAAACGCGAATCTTCAAACGCCACCACCACGCTGGGCACTGAGCCTTTGCCACAGGATTCACGCATGTGCTCGACGCGATCCTCGACTGTTTGACCAGGGCGAAACTCTCCCCACTCCTTGAAGTTGAGGGTGGCCAGTTCTTCGATAAATTCGGGGTGATCGCACAGGTAATCAATGTGCATGCGGGTGAACTCCATTTCGTTAGCAGAGCGGCCACCCTAATGCGCTCATAACCAGTAATCAAATCTGCGTAGCGATCGCTCCCGTCATGTTGCGCAATGTTCGGCCTGACCTAAGCTTCTGACAGGGCGATGCCTTTTTGCCAGACGCACCCGGAACAATCGCCACGATGCGCAATCAGTAGAGCGTGGATATCAAAAGGAGATGCGCATGCTCATCAGGTCCCTGACCCTGACATTCTTGCTGGCGATGGCCGGCCCCTTGTTCGCCGCCGACAGCGATTCACCCTTGGCCGGTGACGTCGGGCGCGCCCGGCCGCTGATCGTGATCGCCCAAAGCACGGTCGATCCGGTGTGGCTGAGCCTGAAGAAATCGCTGGAAGACCCGGCCAATAAAAAGGGCGTCGCCGACCGCAATATCAAGGTCTATACCATCCTCAGCATGTCCGGTCAGCTCGACGGCAAGGACATGGGCCAGCAGGACACCATGGCGCTGTTGCGCTCACTGAAACTGGGCGCCGGTGCTTATCCGAAAGTGTTCCTGGTGGGCAAGGACGGCGAGACCAAGCTTTCGGCTTCGGGGGACGAAGCCAAGGCCCTGGACCTGAAGAAGATCTTCGAGACCATCGACGCCATGCCGATGGCCGAGAAAGAAGCCGCCGCTGCCGCCGCACAAGCACCCGCTGCCACCGAGCCAGAACCGGCCAAGGGCACGAAGCCGAGCAAACCGGCGAAGCCTGCCAAGCCGCCGCAAATGCCGGATGATTGATTGCGCACGGCGTGAATAAAGCACGTCCCTGTGTGTGGCAAAGCCCCCCAACAGGTTTTTGTGAAATGCACAGATCCTGTGGAGGAGCGAACCTGCTCGCGACAGCGGTTTACGAGCGCTGAGAAGTGACCGATTCAGCGCATTCGCAAGCAGACTCGCTCCCACAATTCATCTACCGGCCATTAGTCCACCAGTGCACCGAAAATCGTATGCGCAATCTTCACGCGCTCGGCATTCGGATAATTCTTGTTGGCGAGAATCACGATGCCGATCTTTTGCGACGGCACGAACGCGACATACGCGCCAAACCCCCGGGTGGAGCCGGTTTTGTTGAACAGCACGTTCGCCGGTTCGGGCTGGGGCGGGGTCAGCCAGTCGGTTTTGTGCGCTTGCATCGCCATGGCTGTCGAGTTGCCGTTCAGCAACTTCTCCAGGCTGATCGGGTAGGCGTAGCGCTCCCAGCCCAGGCCCTGAGTCATGTCGCCGACGCGGTAGTAACCGTTGTGGGTGAGGGCGATGGCTTTTTGCAGATCGGGCGCAAGGCTGGCCGGTTTCAGCTGGGCTTCGACGTAGCGCAGGAGGTCGGCGGCGCTGGTTTTCATGCCGTAGGCTTCGGCGTCCAGCGCGCCGGGGCTGACGCGTACCGGCTGGTCGGCGCTGTCATAGCCTTGGGCGTAGAGCTTCGATTGCGCTGGCGGCACGCTGAGGAAGGTGTGCTGCAAACCGAGTTTCGGCAGCAGAATTTGCGTCATCGCCTGATCAAAAGGTTGGCCCAGGCTTTTCGCCGCCAGATAACCGAACAAGCCCAGACTCGGGTTGGAATACTGGCGATGGCTACCGGCCGGATACTGCGGTTGCCACTGTTGGTAATAGCCGAGCATCTTGTCGGCCGAATCCGCCTCGGCGGGGAACTGCAGCGGTAGCCCGCCGGCGCTGTAGGTGCCCAGTTGCAGCACGCTGATGTTGTCGAACGCAGTGCCTTTGAGCGCCGGCCAAAGCGTGCTCGCCTTGCTCGACAGGTCCAGCTTGCCGGTCGCTTGAGCGTAACCGGCGAGGGTCGCGGTGAAGGTCTTGCTCACCGAACCGACTTCGAACAGGGTGTTTTCGCTGACCTTTTGCCCGCTGTCCCTGGCGGCGATACCGTAATTAAAGTAATGCGCCTGACCGTTGACCGTGAGGGCAACGCTCAGTCCGGCAATGTTGTTGTGTTGCATCACTGGGGTAACGGCTTGCGTGACCAGTGCCTGCCACTGCGCCTCGGTCGGTGTGGCCGCCTGGCAGACAACGCTGCTGAAGATCAAGGTGAAAGCGCTGTAGGAAAAGAGCTTGCTCGGCTTGAATGAACACATAAATGAACCACTCTCCATGAGTGTCGATTGTCGTATGCCGCTACACTGCGGCTGATTTTTTATCGGTTGGCTGATCAGCGCCGCCAATGTAGGCACTGTTGCCACACTGGACAAACGATGAAATCTCGCATGAGCCATTAGAAAAATTTGGGGCTGGGCATGATTCGACCGCAATTGCCGCTCAACGCACTGCGCGCTTTCGAAGCGTCGGCGCGCCATTTGAGTTTCACCCGCGCTGCCGTGGAACTGTGCGTGACCCAGGCGGCGGTGAGCCATCAGGTCAAAAGTCTGGAGGCGCAACTCAACGTGACCCTGTTCAAACGCCTGCCCCGCGGGCTGATGCTGACCAGCGAGGGGGAAACCTTGCTACCGGTGCTCAGCACCTCATTCGATCACATCGCGCAGATGCTTGAACGACTGGCCGGCGGGCAGTATCGGGAAATATTGACGGTTGGCGTGGTGGGGACATTTGCCGTGGGCTGGCTGCTGCCGAGGCTGGCGGACTTCCGGGCGAAACATCCGCACATGGATTTACGCCTGTCGACCCACAA
Proteins encoded in this window:
- a CDS encoding sulfite exporter TauE/SafE family protein, encoding MDLVNFGLVVAGLVVGFIVGMTGVGGGSLMTPILLWFGINPATAVGTDLLYAAITKSSGVLVHRKNKNIDWAITGWLTLGSVPAVAMTLWFLSTLHTAPEAMNAIIKQALGFVLFATALAIFFKKRLLDFAHKRAGGNYNPSGSRLNVMTVITGLILGTMVALTSIGAGALGTVALFILYPLLPTRRLVGTEIAHAVPLTLVAGLGHASMGNMDWGVLGFLLLGSLPGIWLGSHLTGRISDEVLRPCLATMLVLIGYKLAF
- a CDS encoding GNAT family N-acetyltransferase, whose protein sequence is MHIDYLCDHPEFIEELATLNFKEWGEFRPGQTVEDRVEHMRESCGKGSVPSVVVAFEDSRLLGGALLIESDLKLRPNLTPWLAGVYVKAEERGRGVASQLVMRVVEEAQKLGIPELYLYTDTSQSLYAQLGWQVVEELIYEDLPVVVMKFVTGK
- a CDS encoding DUF4174 domain-containing protein — its product is MLIRSLTLTFLLAMAGPLFAADSDSPLAGDVGRARPLIVIAQSTVDPVWLSLKKSLEDPANKKGVADRNIKVYTILSMSGQLDGKDMGQQDTMALLRSLKLGAGAYPKVFLVGKDGETKLSASGDEAKALDLKKIFETIDAMPMAEKEAAAAAAQAPAATEPEPAKGTKPSKPAKPAKPPQMPDD
- the ampC gene encoding class C beta-lactamase yields the protein MCSFKPSKLFSYSAFTLIFSSVVCQAATPTEAQWQALVTQAVTPVMQHNNIAGLSVALTVNGQAHYFNYGIAARDSGQKVSENTLFEVGSVSKTFTATLAGYAQATGKLDLSSKASTLWPALKGTAFDNISVLQLGTYSAGGLPLQFPAEADSADKMLGYYQQWQPQYPAGSHRQYSNPSLGLFGYLAAKSLGQPFDQAMTQILLPKLGLQHTFLSVPPAQSKLYAQGYDSADQPVRVSPGALDAEAYGMKTSAADLLRYVEAQLKPASLAPDLQKAIALTHNGYYRVGDMTQGLGWERYAYPISLEKLLNGNSTAMAMQAHKTDWLTPPQPEPANVLFNKTGSTRGFGAYVAFVPSQKIGIVILANKNYPNAERVKIAHTIFGALVD